The stretch of DNA NNNNNNNNNNNNNNNNNNNNNNNNNNNNNNNNNNNNNNNNNNNNNNNNNNNNNNNNNNNNNNNNNNNNNNNNNNNNNNNNNNNNNNNNNNNNNNNNNNNNNNNNNNNNNNNNNNNNNNNNNNNNNNNNNNNNNNNNNNNNNNNNNNNNNNNNNNNNNNNNNNNNNNNNNNNNNNNNNNNNNNNNNNNNNNNNNNNNNNNNNNNNNNNNNNNNNNNNNNNNNNNNNNNNNNNNNNNNNNNNNNNNNNNNNNNNNNNNNNNNNNNNNNNNNNNNNNNNNNNNNNNNNNNNNNNNNNNNNNNNNNNNNNNNNNNNNNNNNNNNNNNNNNNNNNNNNNNNNNNNNNNNNNNNNNNNNNNNNNNNNNNAAGACAAATAATTTCTTTCGCGCGCGTGTTTTTATAAAAGATTATAAAAGATTATAGCATTTTTGTGCGATGCAGCTAAGCTTTACAAATAAAGGGCTTTAGAAGATTATTTAGTCATTTTTGGTACTTGATATACCTGTAATTTGGTACTTGATATACCTGTAATTTGGTACTTGATATCTCGGTATTGGTACTTGATATCTCGGTATTTGGTACTTGATATACCTGTAACCTGGTACTTGATATCTCGGTATTTGGTACTTGATATACCTGTATTTTTTGTAAGGCTGATTTGTTATGGAACTCTTACTACGAATAAATCTTCATTTGTTTGTCCCTTTTCTATAGAGGTTTTGTATTTTTCAACATTGTTAAGAGCTACAGTAGCTTTTTGAAGGTTTTGTTTGAATTTTTTTAATAGTGATTCACTTCCGCACAGTTTTTGAAGCTTGCTGATGCTGATTTTATGAGGTTTTGATTTTGTTATTGCGTGAGAAGCTATATAGCTAGAAAGCCACTTTACCAAATCACCTTTGAGTTGACGACGGTGCTCAATTGACAATGCCGTAGTTCCAGATTTAAATAACCCCATTAATCGTTTGTTCAAAGTAAAATGATATTTCCCATCATTACCAATTAACCCATCTTCAGCGATTGAATCAATAAAAGATCCTCTGTAAGAGCAACTATTTATTTGAATTTTTAATCTTCCGAGAAATAACCTATCTAGGCTGGCCGTTAACCATGTTCTAGTCTGCCCAGTATCTTTTTTCCCACTTATTTTTAATATTTCATATGCTGTTGCTGAAACAGTAGCACCGAAGCCATGTTGTTTCGCTAGCTCTATAAGAGATAACCAAGTATCCAAATCGGCTTGATCTAATTGAAACCCTAAAAACTGGATTTTAGTATCTTTCCAGCTTGCTAGTGTTGGCCAACTATCTTCTATGTTTTGTATTGTGTATTGTTTTCGTGCACCTCTTTTTACCACTCCAAAGACAGAGCTTCTTATTAAGGCGTTAGGGGCTGGTGCTCCTGTTACAGCTATATCGGGGAAAGGTATAGCATCTGCTTTATTGCAATGGTTACTTGTAAGCTCTAGTCCATTGATATTGTCAAAGCCTGTATTTTGAAGAAGAATGGACTGATCTTTAATTCGTTGTTTTCTGGCTGTGTTGTTAGACGGGTCGATCTCTAGTATTAAGCGATACCATTTTTTTACAGTTTTCTCTATGGGTTTAACTTCTTTTAAAGTGGTGCCTAACTCTGCTAAATATTCTTCGTACGTTAGATACCCTAGTTTTCTTTGTTTAATGAGGTTAAGTCTTTCTGTGATGTCCTGTGTGCTTGATATTGTCATTAAATAAAAGCCTAATTTTAAGTGTGTCTAACGAATTATAATGTAATACATTTGGTTTTGTTTGTTTTTCATATGCTTTCTTTTGACTGTTTTTTTTGCTTTTTCTAGAATCGCGAGTCTTATATAGGTTGCTTTACTCACGCCTAGTTCATATGCACTATTTTCAAGTTTTTCCATTTCGAGATCATCTAACCTAACACTTAGTAAATTGGTTCTAGTTCCTTTATTAGTTTTCCCTACAGCCCAGGCTTTAGCTTTTGAACTAAGTGCTTTCT from Piscirickettsia litoralis encodes:
- a CDS encoding replication initiator protein A — protein: MTISSTQDITERLNLIKQRKLGYLTYEEYLAELGTTLKEVKPIEKTVKKWYRLILEIDPSNNTARKQRIKDQSILLQNTGFDNINGLELTSNHCNKADAIPFPDIAVTGAPAPNALIRSSVFGVVKRGARKQYTIQNIEDSWPTLASWKDTKIQFLGFQLDQADLDTWLSLIELAKQHGFGATVSATAYEILKISGKKDTGQTRTWLTASLDRLFLGRLKIQINSCSYRGSFIDSIAEDGLIGNDGKYHFTLNKRLMGLFKSGTTALSIEHRRQLKGDLVKWLSSYIASHAITKSKPHKISISKLQKLCGSESLLKKFKQNLQKATVALNNVEKYKTSIEKGQTNEDLFVVRVP
- a CDS encoding plasmid mobilization protein, with product MAKLSVGIKENNDNSSSASTDSKTKKKALSSKAKAWAVGKTNKGTRTNLLSVRLDDLEMEKLENSAYELGVSKATYIRLAILEKAKKTVKRKHMKNKQNQMYYIIIR